A stretch of Thermoplasmata archaeon DNA encodes these proteins:
- a CDS encoding winged helix-turn-helix domain-containing protein, translated as MAEPLELIRIAASETRRQILRLLQQGFDHPEDLAKKLKIRRTSVDKQLAELFSWGLVDRAAVFPPNGRPRIVYQVTQRGRDLLDLLERVVKEYTTGFRTDFDRELEALESKLAAGEIAEEMYFKRRKELEARYSLAL; from the coding sequence ATGGCGGAGCCCTTGGAGCTCATCCGGATTGCGGCCTCGGAGACGCGCCGCCAAATCCTCCGATTGCTCCAGCAGGGCTTCGATCATCCCGAGGACCTCGCGAAGAAATTGAAAATCCGGCGGACCTCGGTCGACAAGCAACTCGCTGAACTGTTCTCCTGGGGACTCGTCGACCGAGCCGCGGTGTTTCCGCCGAACGGGCGCCCGCGAATCGTGTATCAGGTGACGCAGCGAGGGCGAGACCTCCTCGACTTGCTCGAGCGCGTCGTGAAGGAGTACACGACCGGCTTCCGCACGGACTTCGATCGGGAACTCGAGGCGCTCGAATCGAAACTCGCCGCCGGCGAAATCGCGGAAGAGATGTACTTCAAGCGGAGGAAGGAACTCGAGGCTCGGTACAGCCTAGCGCTTTGA